The genomic window CAAGTGTTGTTTTAAGCAGATTTATGATTCAGTTAATCTTGACCCatagcagttttgttttctttattttcacaatGAGAAGTCTGAGCCTTTCTGGGCTCGGTGGCAAACACCTAAATAACCTAAGAGACATGAAGAGAAACTCTCTACCTATGCTTTTAAACTCTCagctaggggcatctgggtggctcagtcggttcagcatctgactttggctcaggtcatgatctcacagctcgtgagttcgagccccatgtcatgctctgtgctggcagccagagcctggagcctgcttctgcttctgtgtctccctctctctctgcccctaacccacttgcattctgtctctgtctctctcaaaaaataaacattaaaaaaaattttaaactctcaGCTATACTGGCCCTCTAGAGATCCCTTTTTCATGATACAGGAtatcaaacaaaaaaagataggTTGAGAGTATCCCTCTTTAAGCAAGAAACATTCGGAGCTGGACAAAAGAATGAACAGGATTGCAAAAGTAGAAGTCCAGAAAAGAAGGGGAAGGTTCCCAGAGCTTCCGATGGGAATGAGTTTTACATGCCAAACTGGGAGGAAGCCAGGAGTCCATGTGTCATGTGTATAAAGCAACTTCTGAGATGAGCATGAGGCATCGTGCAGATCCATGCAAGCATGGATTGGGGTTTTTCTTCAATGAAATGGAAAGGGGCTAGCAAATTAAAAGAACATGGATGATGTGACTGATTTTATTGAATCGTGTAACaatgtaagcaaaaaaaaaaagtctggatgAAAGGAgtgaagacaggggcgcctgagtggcccagttggttaagcgtccagctttagctcaggttgtgatttcgcggtctgtgagttctagccccgcgtcgggctctgtgctgacagctcagaacctggaggctgcttctgattctgtgtttccctctctctctgactctccccccattcatgctctgtctctctgtctcaaaaataaataaatgttaaaaaaaatttaaatctagaaAATCTACAAAAGTCTAGAAAATctagaaaatctagaaaagaGATGATCGTGATTTCGATTAGGGTAGTGACTATGGAAGCTTCTTGAAAGTGagaatatacttaaaatacaacTTGcattaaaatttaccatttcgGCGATAAGTTAGGTATTGGGATGAGAGACATAAAGATGTCAGGAGTAAAAGGCCATATCTCCTACATGAGAAACCAGGACATCAGTGGTGCTACTCACTAAGAAGAGGAACACTATTTTCCTCATTCTGACATTagcaaaataattacattttataggtAAATTTGCTGACCAGAAAAATAATGTGTTCATTATATCAAGCGAACAAGATTGGTAGAGAATCAGAGGGTCACATCACTTTAGAAACAGATCCTTTTCAAACTTGCAAATTTACATATGAAAACTTTCAGACCTTGAGTTTAAGAGTAATATCTCCAAGCTCACctagataaaaatataatattaagtcCAACACCATAAAATGATCTACAACAAATACCAGATTACTTGGCTATATTTACTTTCacccattattttttaattattagcaTAAATTCTTTCCCTTTAGTTATGTGGTCTGTACTGACAatttctcctcctccatctccttctcttactcctcctgctcctcctcctcatcctcatccccatcctccttcacctccttctgCTTTTCTCACTCTAGGATTTGGACACTGAAGGACTATGGGCCAAAACAATCACACTTCTCTGCACGGTTTTATTCTGCTCGGCTTCTCGGACCATCCCAAACTGGAGATGGTCCTATCAGGAGTTGTCACTCTCTTCTACTTCATTACATGGGTGGGTAACACAGCCATCATCCTTGCATCTCTCCTGGATTCCCATCTCCACACACCGATGTATTTTTTCCTCAGGAACCTATCTTTCCTGGATCTATGTTTCACAACCAGCATCATCCCTCAGATGCTCGTTAACTTGTGGGGACCTGACAAGACCATCAGCTATGTGGGCTGTGTCGCTCAACTCTACGTTTACATGTGGTTGGGTTCCACTGAGTGTCTCCTCCTCGCTGTTATGTCCTATGATCGTTTCACAGCTATTTGTAAGCCCCTGCATTATTTGGTAATCAtgaacccacatctctgtctcaaGATGATAATCACAGTCTGGAGCATTAGTTTGGCCAATTCTGTATTATTATGTACACTCACCCTGAATTTGCCTCGATGTGGAAACAACCTTCTGGACCATTTCTTGTGTGAGTTGCCAGCTATGGTCAAGATAGCATGTATAGACACCACAACAGTTGaaatgtctgtttttgctttgggCATTGTCATTGTCCTTACACCACTCGGCCTTATTCTTATATCCTATGGCTACATCGCCAAAGCTGTGCTGAGAATAAAGTCAAAAGAAGGCCAACAAAAAGCAATTAATACCTGTGGATCTCATCTCACTGTCGTGTCCATCTTCTATGGAACTATTATCTACATGTACCTGCAACCAGGTAACAGTGCCTCCAAAGACCAGGGAAAGTTCCTCACCCTCTTTTACACGATCATCACTCCAAGTCTTAACCCTCTCGTTTATACCCTGCGGAACAAGGACATGAAGAATGCATTGAGGAAGCTGGTGACAGTTGACCGTGAATCTACAAAATCAAAGAGGGGCCAAAAGTCATAGAATCGTATTACCCTGGATAAGacaatgaaaaacattttctaattgtctttccttgttttattcaAGTGCAAtaaacacacagtgttatattagttttaggtatacaatgtgattcaacaattctatacatttatcAATGCTCATCAcgtgtactttctttttttttttttaattttttttcaacgttttttatttatttttgggacagagagagacagagcatgaacgggggaggggcagagagagagggagacacagaatcggaaacaggctccaggctctgagccatcagcccagagcctgacgcggggctcgaactcacggaccgcgagattgtgacctggctgaagtcggacgcctaaccgactgtgccacccaggcgccccacatcacGTGTACTTtcaatcccctttatctatttcacccatctcctcactcacctcccctctagAAATTACTAATTCCCTATacttaagagtctattttttatctctttcttttctttgtttgttcatttgttttgatgcctaaattccacatatgagtgaaatcatatggtctttgtctttctctgactgatttcacttagcattacatgCTCTTACTCAACCATGTTATGGTGGATTTTGTGGcatgattttgttattttcatggctgagtaatattccattatgcatataccacaccttctttatccactcatctatcagttgacacttggattgcttccatatcttggcagTAAATAGAGGGTgcctatatcttttcaaattagtgtcttTACTGgaatactggatcatatggtgattctttttttaatttttcaaggaaactccatactgttttccacagtggctataacaatttgcattcccaccaacagtgcatgaggataGTAATTCCTTCGACATCAGccagagaaacattttttgaaatatgtcTCTTCTGATacggaaaacaaaaggaaattaaactattgagactacaacaaaattaaaagggtttaaacagcaaaggaaacaatcaacaaaacaagaaggcAAACTAGTGAGTGGAAGAAATACTGAAAtgttatatccaaaatatataaataatttacacaactcaacaccaaaaatcatcatcatcatcatcatcatcatcatcatcatcatctgatttgaaaatgggcagagggcttgaatatgtgtttttccaaaaaagatgaatAGATAGGCAacacacacgaaaagatgctcgacatcactaagattcagagaaatgcaaattaaaaccacaataagagaTCACTTTTACACTTGTCacaatggttaaaatcaaaaatgcaagaaataacaagtgttggtgagaatgtggagaaaaaggaaccctaatgcactgttggtgggaatctgTCTTTAATTTCTACTGAGGCAAGTAATTCCTAGGTCATAGAATTAATAGAATAGTTGGTGTATATGAACATTCTGTGGATGCAAACAATACTATACCCATCCTACTTAGCTCTTTTATGACTTTCATCATTGGCATATCTTCAGGGAAATTGGAACattaggaatttttatttttgtttttaacataacaCCAAGAggctataaatataaatgtgaagaCATGTGATTTATTCTAAAGACCCATAGGAAGTGTTTTGTTTATCTAGTTTTTATACTCTATGCTAATGCTTTATCTTCAGAAATATAGACCTGAATGGATGATTTCATTTACTTTGTGTGGTGCATGTAACATCATAATGTACAAATATTATACATCAAATCTCTTTTGATGCCATACAAACATTTATCCTGAATAATGGGTCTTCATTATTgaagttatttcttctttaccatGACACAAGGCAGtgagaagaaacaaattaaagcATTTAGAGGtaataaaacagttttattcATTACTTATTCACTCATGAAACATTTATTCCACGCTGTCTCAATCTCAATGACTAGCTTGAGTTTAGTTAGGATTTGTCTTAGATATCTAGAGAATCATGGATTTGTGTAATTTTTGAGAAATGTAGattcatacatttttatgtagtgtaatttcataaaatgaataacTTTTCATTTCCAATTATTGTGATATAGTAGTTAGCTTTTTATGGTGAAATATGATGACCTTTTAATTGGCCTTTGATATTTTCTGTGATCTGAAACCTTTCTCTAAAAGACCCTATCATTTAAGAATTATAATCaatcacatatataatattttttcctctgtcaCCTCATAATTCTTGAAATGTGAAGAGGAGGAGTCACTGGATAATTTTTACTTTCCCACTCAGAACACAGAAATGCCTCACATAAAATATAATGTGATGTAGGATGCTGTCAATGTCCTTTCACCCACATCAATCTCCTTTACAGGTGCCTCCAGAAACAGTTCATCAGCCCACATAAAGTGTCAACAGAAAGAACATAAGTTCTGTGTCCCTGAGGTACACAGGTCTGTCCACCTCACCCATTATTCttgtattttgaaagtttatttttagtcttGGCAAGAATCTTTAACTAATAACATTAGGATAAATATTAAGTCATTTGCTAACTTCAATAAGTACACCAAAAGTAGACTAGCAATGAACTCTtaggaaaataatatatcttatacctataattgtttgtttttatgtgtgtctttagttctatttttcctttggcttAGGTTTCTCCTGCACTAGGGCTGCAAAATaaaccaatattttaaataattaatctccctcttatttcttttaaagaattgcaTATTCTCAGACCATTATGCTAAGTTATAATAAATCCTTAAAATATATCGAGCCCCTATAAGTTAATCAGTACGTCTGTAAGAATTCAGGGAGACACCTCTCCAGGAACTAAGGAGCTGATCAGGGacatttccctcctcctcccctcagcaTGAACACAGAGTCGCCTATGGGAAACAGTGCCACATGGGCACTGGCTGCCTAAATTGACTCACCAAGCTGCACCCCCCTGTACCCTGGCAGGATAGTCCTTCTCAGACAAGCTTGCCTCAGCCCCACTGTGGCAAGCCCCATCGCTCAGAAGTCCAGCACAAGCCACCACatctcctgaccagagagttctgcaggacctcagttctggtggagctggtgtcaggtctcatttaacaagccaaccagagcacacctagttaaactcaccacattcagaccagggaccaaacactgtcCATGGGAAGCAAGGACAGTCTCTGCAGACGACTGGCCTGAaagaaagagcagccaaaacacaacagcagagcacatgaAGCACATACTGGAGGCACTCCCTGAAGCTTCTACATGACCTTTTCTTcctaaggccattactttcatgAGAAGGAGACATAAGaacttttctaacacagagaaggcgGCAGACTTAGAAAAAATcaaacgagaaagaatgaaatctggccatttgtagcaacgtgggtggaactggacagtgttatgctaagtgaaataagtcaggcagagaaagacagataccatacgttttcactcatatgtggatcctgcgaaatttaacagaagaccatgggggaggagaagggggaaaaaaagttacgagaggaaaggaggcaaaccataagagacttaaaaactgagaacaaactgagggttgatggtggggggaggggaaagtgggtgatgggcactgaggagggcacctgttgagatgagcactgggtgttgtatggaaaccaatttgacaaattatatattaaaaaaagaaagaaaaagtgcaaatgaaagaacaagataaggtcacagCCAGTGATCTAAGTGAGACAGATGTAAGTAACAGGcctaatggagaatttaaagcaacaatcgtAAGGATATTCACTAGTTTTGAGAAAAGAACGGAAGACATCAGGGAGACCCCTACAGCAGagataagagttttaaaaaaggaatcaatGAGAGAGGTagaatgcaataaatgagatgGGAAACAGGCTTGATGAAATGAAGAGCaggtggaagaagcagaggaatgaacaaatggtatggaaaagaaaataatggaaaaatagtgaagctgaacaaaagagagaaagaagtatgGATCACAAGAATAGGCTTTCCCTGTAGGGAACTCATCGATTCCACCAAATGTAAGAACATTCATATtttagaagtcccagaagaataagagagagaaaagggggcagaaagtgTAGTTCAAGAAAGGAGAGCTGAAagcttccctaatctggggaaggaaacggacATCccaatccaagagacacagagaactcccatcaaaatcaaaacAGGCAGGCCAACAACAAAACATAttctaattaaattttcaaaatatagtgataaaataaaaaatcttaaaagcagcaagataaaAGAACTCAAattacaagggaaaccccataaggccaGCTGCAAATTTCTCAACACACACTTAgcaagtcagaagggagtggcatgatatattcaaaaccgtgaatgggaaaaatatgccaCCAAGTATAtcctatccagcaaggctatcagtcaaaataggagagataaagagtttcccaatcaaaaaccaaaggagttggttaccactaaaccagccctacaagaaatattaaagggaactctttgagtggaaaggagagaccacaaatgacaaaagcaagaaaggatcagagaaaatctccagaaacaatgacaaaagaaataatgaaatgccAATAAATACCCACTTATCAATCACTACCTTGTATGTAAATGGAccaaaatgctccaatcaaaagacaggtttgtggcacctgggtggctcagttagttaagcatttgacttcagttcatgtcataatctcacggctcatgagtttgagccccgcatcaggctctgtgctgacagctaagagcctggagactgtttcagattctgtgtctccctcactctctgcccctgccccacttgtgctgtctctctcttttggaaataaacattaaattttaaaaattttaaaaaggaggggagcctgggtggctcagtcggttgggtgtccaacttcagctcaggtcatgatctcaggattcgtgagttcgaaccccgtgttgggctctgtgctgacagtttggatcctggagtctgcctcagattctgtgtctccctctctctgttcctcccccactcatgctctgtctccgtctctctctctcaaaaataaataaagctttaaaaaaaattttaaagttaaaaaaagagagatatagGTTGTCAGAATGGATGAGAAAAtcaagacccatctgtatgctacctacaggagactcattttagacctaagacaTGTGCAGATTGGATATGAGTGGAGAAACATCTATTAtgcaaacagaaaccaaaagaaaccagagtggcaatacttatatcagacaagacTTTTTTaatcttgtattgtttttatcctgCTCTGGTATCACGGTAGTACTGCCTGCATGGAATGACTTTAAATATGTTCCCCCTATTccattatttgtaagattttgataaagattgtcattaaactttttttaatgtttgttagaAATGACCAATGAAATCATGTGATCTTGTGCTTTTCTgtgctgggagatttttaattCCTAATTCAACTTTCATTCTTCTTATTGGTCTAAGATAATTTCCTATTTCTAGGCTTCAAGATCCTTGATTCAATCTTGGTAACCTCTGCATTTTTGGAAATTATCTGGGTTATTTTCTAAGTTATCTGATACTAATCTGTCATCACACTATGTATTTCTCTGGTTATCTGTTGtaatgttttctcttccatttcccattttaattttcaagtcttctctcttttttattaatgtagCTCAAGCAttgccaattttgttttgttttgttttttgaaaaactgGTCATTACTTCCCAAGTTATCTTATTGtttattctggtctctattttatttctggtttttctttgttatttcctctACTGAATTTCAGCCAAGTTTATActgtttctagttccttgtgGTGTGATggtaagttgtttatttgaattttttttcttttttaaggttatttttatttattttgagaaagcaacagcaagtgggggaggggcatagagagaaggaggcagaatcccaggcaggctctgtagtatcaacacagagcccagtacagaactcaaactcacaaaccatgagatcatgaacagagctgaaatccagtcacccacttaaccaactgagctacacaggcacccctgaactgtTTTTCTTAACACAACTATTTATAGCAAAAACTTCACTCTAacatctgcttttgctgcatcccatatgttttggaatattttgctttct from Neofelis nebulosa isolate mNeoNeb1 chromosome 6, mNeoNeb1.pri, whole genome shotgun sequence includes these protein-coding regions:
- the LOC131513573 gene encoding olfactory receptor 2W1; this encodes MGQNNHTSLHGFILLGFSDHPKLEMVLSGVVTLFYFITWVGNTAIILASLLDSHLHTPMYFFLRNLSFLDLCFTTSIIPQMLVNLWGPDKTISYVGCVAQLYVYMWLGSTECLLLAVMSYDRFTAICKPLHYLVIMNPHLCLKMIITVWSISLANSVLLCTLTLNLPRCGNNLLDHFLCELPAMVKIACIDTTTVEMSVFALGIVIVLTPLGLILISYGYIAKAVLRIKSKEGQQKAINTCGSHLTVVSIFYGTIIYMYLQPGNSASKDQGKFLTLFYTIITPSLNPLVYTLRNKDMKNALRKLVTVDRESTKSKRGQKS